TAGGTACTACAGGTACATTTGCTTTTTTTATCAATTTTATAGCACCTTCTTCCCATTTGTTATCTACATAAATATTTCTCTCTTTAATGGTAGAAACTTCTCCTGCTGGAAAAACTCCCAAAGGATTTCCTTCCTTTAGATGTTTTAAAGCGGCTATTAATCCTTTTACACTTGATATATCATCCTTTCTATCCTCAAAAGGATTTACTGGCAATACAAACGGTTTTAATGGATTAATTTTGTGTAATAAAAAGTTGGCTATTATTTTATAATCAGCTCTTGATTCTAATAAAATTCTTAACAATAAAATTCCATCAATTCCTCCAAGAGGATGATTAGAAATAGTTACAAATGCTCCTTCTTTAGGAATTTTAGCTAAATCCGATTCAGAAATATGATATGTAATTCCATACTCGTTTAACAAACCATCTAAGAAAGGAATCCCTTCTTTGTGTTTGTGTTTATCATAAACCTTATTCGCTTTATTTAGGCGTGTAGCAAATAAAAAAAATCGCCCAACCCAATTACCAATTACTGGTACTTTATTTAGTTTTAATAACGAAGAAAAATCTCTAGAACTCACTAATGGCATAATCCAACCTTAAATCATAATCTACAAGAATAAAAAAAAACTTTCACAAATTGCGAAAGTTTTTTTTATATATCTATTAATAAATTCCCAAGATTAATAAGTCCACATATCAGACTCTAAATCTCTAATTTCATTTTTAATATTTTGTGCTTCTCTTAATTGGAATAAAGAATTTCCTCTGATGTATTCATTAATACTTCTATTTCCAAACATATTCTCTTCTCTAATAATTACTGAAGCAAAATCTCTGATATTTAACAAATAATCAAAAGATTCTGTATAAGCAGCAAAACCACCTTTTACAGGTTGTGCATGATGCAATACGTTTCTAGCGTCTGGATAAAACACCCAAAACAAAGGATAAATTTCATCATCTATCACATCATCTCTACCAATAGTTTGTACATCTGGAGCCAAAGGAGCAATCGCCAATAAACGATAATTCATTTGACTAGTTCTTTTATTAAAATACCAGATTCCTTTAATTTGATAAGCTTGAATATCTTGTGCTTTGATGTAGTTTTTATCAATGTATTCATCAATATTGGTTTCCCCTTGATTTAACATATCATAACCATAGCTAGCAGTATCGACT
Above is a genomic segment from Wenyingzhuangia fucanilytica containing:
- the gldN gene encoding gliding motility protein GldN, which gives rise to MKNNKLIYSFVFLFFATVSIAFSQSNYGLLNAKKVSEIGRKSDDRVRLDQDKPLPYEYVDERDILWSKVVWETIDLYQKQNFRLYYPVNDDNNPTSSKSLFVNLLENIRNGNIVEVYEDSQFINKLPVSEIEKKLVRVDTASYGYDMLNQGETNIDEYIDKNYIKAQDIQAYQIKGIWYFNKRTSQMNYRLLAIAPLAPDVQTIGRDDVIDDEIYPLFWVFYPDARNVLHHAQPVKGGFAAYTESFDYLLNIRDFASVIIREENMFGNRSINEYIRGNSLFQLREAQNIKNEIRDLESDMWTY